CTTTGCACAAATTGACGGTAATTAAGTTGAAGGTTTGCAGTTGTGTGGTTATTTGCTTTTACTAGCACtaacaaacaaaaaatataatacTAACATATAAATATAGatggtaataaaaaaaataattttaatatattgttaacataaaaaacatatttttcttatttgtaattgttgttacaattttttttttctttttcttttttttggggggaagaaaaaatatttataaatgtCAAATatatagaataaaaataaataagtaaaaaaaacatttatagATGTTGTAGAATAGTACTGCAAATTTCAGGTACTTAAGAAACTAGCTCTACCAAACAGGTAATGCAACAAACTACCTGATCATGTCAGCACCTTATGAGTTTCAGGTGTtatcttatcagtttcagctcaATTTCAGCTAATGTTGCCAAACAAAGCCTAACAatcacaaattaataattaacgcaAGAATCAGGACAGATTAAAGTTAGGTCGGCTACACACAATGCTCTAACCAAATAGATGCTTCGTTCCCTAAAATTAACAATCAAATACTCATTAAACACCATAAACATACTAATTAAACATCAAATACAGAATCAATCATATCACTCTTTTAATTCTTCCATTTTTCTATGAATTAAGGCAATGTATCAATTGctaaatcaaaattcaataacaacaataaaaagAGGTCAAATGTTATCATAATTGTCAATCAATTTCATGAAAGAACCACATTTAGGAGCACAAACAATATAATTGCACataaatccacaaaataaattaagaaattcAAAAGATTGAGATAgtaagagagaaagagagtcaACCTATGTACTTAGATTTCTTCTCATCATCCTTGTCCGCATCCACAGGAGTCgcttccttcttcttctccgAAACCGAGGAAGAGGCAGCCGCAGCAGAAGCAGCTTCATCAGCaagcttcttcttcttctcggCTTCCTCCTTGAGCTTATTCTCCCTCGCCTTCTTGATCAAACCAGCCGCCGCTTTCTCAGATGAATCACTGACGAAGAAATCCGTCTCCTTGGAAAGGAAATCAATGGCCGATTGAAGAAACCCTAACGGATTCGACGGGTCGAGtgttgcagagtacggcttcgGAGTTGGCTTCTTCTGTGGTGGTTGTGGCTTTTGTTGTGGCTGTTCTTCTTCTTCGTAATCTGAGAGGATCGCCATTGTTGTGAATTggagagagagaagtgaaagGGACTTTCGGTCGTGAGAAAAGGTACTCCGTAATAAGGAGGGAGTATGAATCAGTAAAGAGGGTTTTAGAGAGGAGAGAGGTGGGTTTatataaggagagagaaaatgaaggggCGACGAAGCGTAAAGTAGGACTAATGAGTTTTGGAGGATTCCAGAAGGTCTCTCTTTGGTTGTCTTTTGGTCCTACTtgggatattttttttaatacttcctccattcttatttatatgacacaattataaataagaatggaggaagtaggtAAGAAGAAGGGAGCCTAACTGAATCAGCACCTAGTACAGGTTAACCAGCCAAACTCTGCAGGTTATCGCTTTAGTCACTTCCAAGCATTTCGTAGTTGATGGggctcgaacttgtgacctccaagtcacaagatgagttccccaccaactccaccaacttatgcTGGTTTCCTACTTGGGATATTGAACTCTAACTTTTCAATGTTGTGTTTGATACGAGTATAAAGTGCACTAATTGTTACGTTTTTAAAAGATTATACAAGAATTAGAATCTCAGTAAGTATTGCTATGCAAGGTCTCTCATTGCATAAATACCTTTTGAAGTTCTGATTATCAATAAATATAGGTACGATTAAGCTTTTGACATATACTAGTTGTTGAATCGTGCACGATCCCCAaggtataaaaaaattatttcataaaaatatggcaaatttgttaaaaaccACCTTATAAAAGTGTTAACTTGTGagaaacaaccttttaaaaaaatacttgTAAGAAGAAAcctaaattataatttttttttgttacagACCACCTTTAACCGGAATCCGGTGATTGACTATgttttccggcattgacttgaCATGTGGGTAGCACGTGACCCACTTTCCTCTCCCTTTCCTGTTTTTGCCATTTCATCCCCTCCATTTTCATTCACTCCTTTGCAAGCCATCTGCTCCTCTTCATTAACTCCTCTAATCTACCATGTCCATACTGATTTTGACTCATCTCTAATTAATCTCCCCTAACTAATTTTCCCATAAGTGAAATTACCCATTTATTTTCCTCCTGTATTGCAATACCATGGAAACCATCATAGGGAAGGattattgttcttcaattacaCTCACCAAATAGCCTAAGATCGCCACAAattctattttttaaaaaagtatcGCAAATACTTGGACTTTCAAAGGCATTAAATTCAACTTCttacaagtttaattaataaACTTGTAAACAAAATAGACAAATTCTGTAACAACATAATTGAACTACGCTTGTGAATTAATTGAGCTTGATGTTGATTAGATTCGGAAAGCGCAGTAGAGACATAGTTTAGCTTcgtatttttcttttcttttgagaACCTTTCGGTTTTTTATTAGTCGGAATTTTCTTACTAGGTAATTTTTAAAGGATGAAATTGGCTGGGGAAGAAGAAAACAGGGACTTTGTGATGAATTGGAAACAGTGAATGAACTGCAGAATGGAGAAGGGAAGAAAAGGAAGAAGagataaaagaaaatgaaaaagaaaaaaaaagaaataggtGTCGCGTGTGCGTagatgtcaagtaaatgccggAAAATGCGATCAACTACCGTCTACCGGATTCCGGCTAAAGGTGGTCTTTgaccaaaaaaaatatgatttaggtttcttcttacaatttttttttataaaaggtGGTTCCTCACAAAAATACTcttttaaaaggtggtttctcACCAATTTGCCTAAAAATATTAGGTAAAAGACGAGATATATAAATTTATGGTAAATGTTAGAAAAACAGTGCTAAAGTTCTATTTGCACGTAATTGATAATACGAAATTGATTACGTGCGGTCTCCAAAAGATAGAAAAAATCATTTTTATAACATTATTATTAGTGTACTTTGCGAAATGCGAATTTGTTAAAGTTTATGTTTGTAGGATTATAAAAAACACTTACgaaatagaaagaaaaaaacacaactacttaaaataaaattaattttaaattggtCAGTACATGTATTATAAAGACATAAACTTTCCATCTAAtcgtttattaaattatttgatGATGTTCAAATcatataagatttttttttttttttttaactattaAGTATGGATAAGATCGTTGAATACAGTGTAGAAACTTGgaaattagttttaattttatattaatTAGGAGACATTATTTAATTTACACATAATAAACACGGGTTTCGTTGGCTTGTAGGAAACCAATCTTAGAACCATCTTTGCAAGCAAAATAGACAGCATGTTATTTCTTCTCTATGTCTTCATACTATATTACTATGTCATCCGATCCTTACGCAATTTGGAAAATATCTCATACTTGTGCaactttctttttattttatgttattattgtttGGATGCCAAAACTGATAGAATAAGTAGTACTACGTACTACGTATGTGTTAATATTCTTTTCTATATTTTGTAAAGATAGATTTTGTGTAATTGTGTAAATTAGAGTTCTCATACGAATTAATCTATTCTGTATACAGTACATGTAGTGTCCGCCTTGAAACTTTTTGAAGTATTATTAAGCTATGCAATAGTATAATTTGCAAACGAGACAAAACTATGGAAAAAGGCAAACGGGACAAACAAGGAGAAACAATAGAAGCACAATTttgtaaaaataataactacaatttgtcccccccaaaaaaaaaaaaattgcataaaATATTGAAACTTCTTGGATAATAATCTTGCAAACACTTATACCTAGATACTTATACTCGTATAAATCTATAATAAAATCGACCTTAATTCTTAAGCTTTGTCATTGATAATTGCAGTTTGAGTCTTTCCCCCACACAAGAACGGAGTTAAACCGTCTATACAAGATGTTATGGTTTTACCTGTAATATAATTTCCTGGAAAAAACCCATCAACATAGTGTATATCGTTGTCTCCTTTTAAGTTATATTGACATATGCTCCTTTCGTAGGACTCTCGGAATATAATCTGGTTTTGATATTTGTTATACGTCAAAGGGTATAGCTCTGTGTCACGTAAATGAAATAATTGAATCCACGATTCTTTAACATTGTACTCCTTCATGATCCACACATGGGTTTCCGCATACCAGTCTATCGGGCGTGAAATTGTCGAAAAGGAAAGGCATAAACAACCATCAAAGTCAACTAGATGCATCCATTCAATGTCTAGATGTTGACTATAAGACATAATAGGTACTTCACCAAACTCTTCATCATGTAGATCAAAACACACAATTCTTTGTTTGTTTGGGCAAAGCCAATGCAACTTGTTGTTATTGAACACAGCACCACCGTGACGATCACTAATAAATAACCCACATGGCGTTGACCCAATTCTTCTCCAAGAATCCGACTTTAAGCTATAAACCCATGTTTGATAATGCATTAATAccattagaatcttaaaatCATCACTAATATGATCAAACCCAAACCCAATTAAACTAGTGGAAGAACAATCAAAGTTTATACCTTTGGGAACCTCCACGGGTTTAAGCACGCGTGTAGCCGGGTTGCACAAAAATAAGCCTTGTTTTGACCTAAGACATAACAAGCCCTTGCACGATCCACGAACTTGATAATTAAACTGACACGGTAACTCAATTTTCGTGAAGTGGGTGAAACTATTAAGGTCGTGAATATGATATAGGGTTGAATCTTGAATAGTTACTAGGGAGACATTGTTGTTCATTTCGAGAGAACGATTATAATGATATTCAATAAAACCCGGACTTTGAATTAAATTGTACCATTCTTTACAAACTAACTTAAACTTAAGAAGAGCTTTAACGGGTAGTAACGAAAGTATTTCATGAACAAGATCGGGAGGGAGACTAGCCATGGTTGATAAGTGCAATATTTTTAATGTGAATTTTGCTTCTTAATTATCGAGAAATATTTAAATAAAGATCATTATCTAACTATTTATATTACTTCGATCAACCGAGTCTATTCTAATTATAAGTGAAATAGGAAACTAAATTAGCATGAAAATTAGGAAACCAAGTTTTTGTACAAAAAGGAAACCGTCTCTCCCgattaaaaacataaaataaagtAATTTTTCATATGGTATTTTTTTAtccaattctttttctttttaggcaAAGTTCACtaatttagtttttattttttatttttttatttttaaggtaactaaaaaaaaatattcttaggACAAATTAATTGTCTATCAAAATATATCGAACAACTTTTACTGGGAATATGGCTAGGGTAGAGCAAAACTAAAGCAATCGAAAAACCATTAAAACACTAACATAAAGTGTTGTTGGTTGCCAGGTTTGTAAGGGATGTGTTTTTTTTGACAAGTTGTCATTTAAAATTTACTTGTTCATACACCTAATGCAAAAAACTCTTATACGTCGTCGTATTAAACTTTTTCAAACTTAGTTTCTTTTTATTACAACTCTCTTTCAAAAGTCCAAACCTCTCCTCACCAAACACTTTCATTATTAGCTTTTTAAAATGGCCAATCCTCTAATTCACTTTAAAAAAACTATTTTACCCCCCAAAGCTCTGATAACTAAACACCCTCTTAATGCATATTTGCTACAAATTAAGTATTGCGTTTCTTAAGCTCTAGCGTTGTGTAAGGATTAAATCTGATGACTACATTGTTTACGATGATTAATGAATCAAGCAATTGTATCCGAAGTAATTATATGTGCAAAAACTTGTTATATTTGAGCAATCAAATGAAAGGAATatgtaatactccgtatttaaatGAATGTGTATTGCTCCAAAAAGAAACTAAAACATAGATGCTAAATCTTGAAGACCTTTATCTTCTGAACTGCTTGCTTTACAAGTTCAAGTGATTCCGCAATATCATCACACAGTAGTTGCGGTTCAGGGATCAAATTCTTATCAACTGCTAGAACCAAAGTCATCTTATCCATGTAACTCTGAAAATGTACTGTCAAAGCCTACAACAGGTACAAAAAAAACTACCTCAAATCAAAATTATAATCAAATCCATTCTGCATATTTTAGCATGGTATTATAGTAGGGATTGTCTACAAAATTATAACTCTATCACATATGATATTCGATTATCTAGGGTAACTGCGTTACCCTCTCAATAGTTTGTTTACGTCTAATTGATATAACAAGTACCGAGAGTGTTTTTACTATGAAATGATAGAAAACATTATGGGGTTTTTGGCAAATAGATTTTTAGTGTCTTTTTCACTAGTTTTTAATTGTTGGCTTTTTATGTTGGTCAAACAACCAAAAAAATGTTTAGTAAAGTGGCTCTTTTGGCTTTTCAAACttcaaattacttttctatCTTCAGTTTTTcagtaattaaaaattaataatgatattaataaataaatagcaATTAAGATATTAATACGGACTAATCAATGATTAACGTATTACGGAGTATGCATTAGAACAATTAATTACAAACTCATATGTAGTAGTTTTACTTACTACTATTAATTTCTTTTAGAGTGGTATTAATTACTactaattaataactaattaaattaatgattatttaacatagaagtaattaattaattaatttaagtagtaattttaattaatatatgtactatttactaattaaattatttagtaatttattaaataattaatatggAGTAACCAATGATTAACCATGCATCAACAACGATTAATTACTAACTCATAATTTTCAAGTAATAACTAATTAAGTTAATAATTCTTTAAACTAGAAgtaattattttttgttattcatttattttattctaatttaaaatgttattttattaattgaattatgtcataatttattaaataattaatttaattaaatactaCTCTTAATGTTTCATAATGTTGCCCACTTTTTCATTATGCGCGGTCTCCAATGCGCTACTTTGAtcgttaaattttttaatttcgtattagtaaaaattataaaaaattgatatttaaaaaatttatattgaaacgaatcaaatgatatcccacaagttaacatttatactcttaatcatactattaattacggtcaaagtttttaaactttgaccatatgaataataaacatgaggaacattatggagcAGAGGGAGTAATTAACTTGGTTAATTAATTACCAAGAATATAATAAATGGATATCTATTACAGTACATTTTACTAAAACAGACGCCaggagtgacacgtgtcacttcctggtgaattttttttcccacccaaactttttttttatatattcattTATTTATCTCAATAAGTTGTTATGGAAAAGATTTAGtatatattttgactaaaattttaaTCTTTTGAAAATCTGTCAAAATCTTTTATACTCATACTACTTTATTTTGGAACAATTCTTTGTTACTCAAATACGTTATAAAAAATGgtcaaattaacaattttataatataatagtgtccttaaatgtcattttacatcGTCACAACCAACCGCCAACAAATGAGTTTACCAAACATCTTTATAAGTCAGACAAACCCATTGAAAAACCAATGCCAACAGCCAGTCAAACCAGCCAAGTAAAACAGCCGACAACCAAATACCCATGTGTAAACTACTAAACTACATACCTGTGGGTGTCCATACACACTAGGAGCAAGGAAAGTCATGGGATGACCATAGAAGCTTATTTCTTCCTTTGGACCAACCACATTCGAGAAGGAAAATGTAGTATGAGATAAAACCCTATGTGTTATACCAGCAACCACCTGTAAAACTATCATGTAAGTATTACTTTCATACAAAATAGTAAAATTTTACAAGTCTaggttattaattatttaagctgattttgattaataaagtTGCATACCCCAAGCCCTAATGTCTTCAAAACAATTCTAGCACTCATAAATGTGACAATTGCTTCAAGTGATCGTTTCTTCTTGTCAATGGTTGCCTTAGCACTGCGTATGTAATCCATTGGATCATCTCTTAACGCTATGTGGAAAGGTAAGAGGATGTAACCAATTGAGTTCCCCCATTCCCATTTTCTCTTCTTTGGATCATCTGTTTCCATTTGTTCTGCTAAATGCTGTCAGAGAACGTAATAATCATCAACAAATTTATGGCATATTCTTTTGAGCTGAACTTTATTAAACTGAATgctattgaattgaattgaattgaactgaactgaactgaacttaatacCTCAAGCTTGGAAGTTGGTCTGATATTCACAAGGAGTGTTGATCTGAGACGGATATGTTTAGGCAAATTGTTCTGTTGCACCTTCCCGGCTCCCTTGGACTCGCCTGAATGTATGAACATATTGTTTAGAAACTATTTCTTcagttcttatttacatgacacaattggattttagacactattcacacaagcttctttgatttccttttgggttttatacttaagaaaagaTATAGTGGTGATTGAGTCTTATTAGATTCGCGGCAATAAAACAGCATCTCTAATTTTAGAATTTCTAATGATCGCCGTGTTTTTTTAAATATCaccattttataattttatttatccataattgaagatattaatgtttgaaatcgtgcattgacaaaagtgcctaaataattgtgccattcaaaaaagaacagaggaagtacttCCTctatcccaaaattatagttctGTTTTCTAAATTGGGCGTGTcaaattatagtcttgtttcTAATTTTGACTATTAAGGCCCCCAgcttctcatgtactatattaagtAAAAATGCATTGATTAAcccacccatgtactatatcTCACTTTCCTATGTACTATATGCTTTTTTCCCATGTattttattccactttttcatgtaactcaatcatcatttgtatattccacttttccatgtactatattcaatttttcttaaaaatcgtgtttttggtcaaacgAGACTATAAATATAGGACGGAGTGAGTATAATTTAATTACAGATTAACGTTGTAAAAAGAGTACAAAACAGAATGATCATACAGGAAAGCTGAAGACTGACCATACTTCCTGTTAAGGTAACGTGACAAGCCTGCTTGAGTTATCCCCAGAACCACATCATTTATCGTCTGAAATAATCATCACCAAATTCATCACTAATCCATTAAAAGAAGCTTAATTTGAGCTACTAATTACAAATATTTTTGAAACAATGGTTGTAAGAGAAGATTAAAAACATACCACATTCATGACATTCTTCACCAATTTGATATCATCAAGGCTAAGAGTCCTGTAAACAAACTTTTTCGGTGCCCTTT
This genomic stretch from Spinacia oleracea cultivar Varoflay chromosome 3, BTI_SOV_V1, whole genome shotgun sequence harbors:
- the LOC130469308 gene encoding F-box protein CPR1-like, whose protein sequence is MASLPPDLVHEILSLLPVKALLKFKLVCKEWYNLIQSPGFIEYHYNRSLEMNNNVSLVTIQDSTLYHIHDLNSFTHFTKIELPCQFNYQVRGSCKGLLCLRSKQGLFLCNPATRVLKPVEVPKGINFDCSSTSLIGFGFDHISDDFKILMVLMHYQTWVYSLKSDSWRRIGSTPCGLFISDRHGGAVFNNNKLHWLCPNKQRIVCFDLHDEEFGEVPIMSYSQHLDIEWMHLVDFDGCLCLSFSTISRPIDWYAETHVWIMKEYNVKESWIQLFHLRDTELYPLTYNKYQNQIIFRESYERSICQYNLKGDNDIHYVDGFFPGNYITGKTITSCIDGLTPFLCGGKTQTAIINDKA